A genomic stretch from Gardnerella leopoldii includes:
- a CDS encoding HAD family hydrolase, whose amino-acid sequence MMRFSPSLVIADLDGTMLHDADTFEGRFLSNETVEAAKCLRENGIPLAIITARPVGSAFDFIHDLNAQVCAYLNGALIDFDCANSTISELTSQREISTLLRFGFDSKHACDVCLRLLDKIPTLRLGIVMNDVRYTNFDVRMLWSKQDFVITDFSNVPRGTADKIIIVPRDSEKEQLQRILPDDFSLHISEDVLWMLTNPLANKGHALNVICNRLGVKPSRTVVFGDDVIDIDMFRAGGYGVAVANSNPRLLAIADEICASNNDDGVANWLNSNLFTRL is encoded by the coding sequence ATGATGCGTTTTTCTCCTTCTTTAGTAATTGCGGATCTTGATGGCACCATGCTTCACGATGCCGATACTTTTGAAGGGCGCTTTTTAAGCAACGAAACTGTGGAAGCAGCTAAGTGTTTGCGCGAAAACGGAATTCCTCTTGCGATTATTACGGCTCGTCCTGTCGGAAGTGCTTTTGATTTTATTCACGATTTAAATGCTCAAGTTTGTGCGTATCTCAATGGTGCGCTCATCGATTTTGATTGTGCTAATAGCACGATTTCGGAGCTTACTTCTCAGCGCGAAATAAGCACGTTATTACGTTTTGGTTTTGATTCTAAGCATGCTTGCGATGTGTGTTTGCGTTTGCTCGATAAAATCCCTACGCTGCGTCTTGGTATTGTTATGAACGACGTTCGTTACACGAATTTTGACGTTCGTATGCTTTGGAGCAAACAGGATTTTGTTATTACCGACTTTTCAAATGTGCCGCGCGGAACTGCAGACAAAATAATTATTGTTCCGCGAGATAGCGAGAAAGAGCAGCTTCAGCGCATTCTTCCGGACGATTTTTCTTTGCATATTAGCGAAGACGTTTTGTGGATGCTTACGAATCCTCTTGCAAATAAGGGGCATGCGCTGAACGTTATTTGCAATCGTTTGGGCGTGAAGCCTAGCCGCACAGTTGTTTTTGGCGACGATGTTATTGACATCGACATGTTCCGTGCCGGTGGTTATGGGGTAGCGGTGGCGAATAGTAATCCGCGTTTGCTTGCGATTGCGGATGAGATTTGCGCTTCCAACAATGACGACGGTGTTGCCAACTGGCTTAATTCAAACCTTTTTACTAGATTGTGA
- the secG gene encoding preprotein translocase subunit SecG has protein sequence MSTVKIILQVLLVLTSILLTLLILMHKGKGGGLSDMFGGGLTKNAGSSGVAEKNLNRWTVIIALIWVAVIVALNLMTKFSLI, from the coding sequence GTGTCCACTGTGAAGATTATTTTGCAGGTGTTGCTTGTGCTCACTAGCATTTTGCTCACATTGTTAATTTTGATGCACAAGGGCAAGGGCGGCGGCCTTTCCGACATGTTCGGCGGCGGTTTAACGAAGAACGCTGGTAGCTCTGGTGTTGCAGAAAAGAACTTAAATCGTTGGACGGTTATTATTGCATTAATTTGGGTTGCTGTGATTGTGGCTTTAAACTTAATGACTAAGTTCTCGCTCATCTGA
- the tpiA gene encoding triose-phosphate isomerase translates to MVSKRKPLVAGNWKMNFNHREATHFIQKFAWLLRDAHYDYHDCEIALMPSFTSIRSVQVLVEFDHLPILYGAQAVSVTAQGAFTGDVSADMLASLGCSMVIVGHSERRKYHPEDDANIVDQVRAVLAAGMQPILCIGESLKERQQGVALDFAVGQVHDVTRDLDAKQAKRLIIAYEPVWAIGTGMVATANSAQEAALAIREDLRVTFGDDVADTVRILYGGSVTSSNASSLIAEPDVDGFLIGGASLDAQELANIVRLTAAQTRLETK, encoded by the coding sequence ATGGTTTCCAAAAGAAAGCCGTTAGTCGCTGGTAATTGGAAAATGAATTTCAACCACCGCGAAGCTACGCATTTTATACAAAAATTTGCGTGGCTACTGCGTGACGCGCATTACGACTATCACGATTGTGAAATTGCACTTATGCCTTCTTTTACTTCAATAAGAAGCGTGCAAGTTCTTGTTGAGTTTGACCATTTGCCAATATTGTACGGAGCTCAAGCTGTTTCTGTTACTGCTCAAGGTGCTTTTACTGGTGATGTTTCTGCAGATATGCTTGCAAGTCTTGGATGCTCAATGGTTATTGTTGGTCATTCTGAAAGACGCAAGTATCATCCTGAAGATGATGCAAATATAGTTGATCAAGTTCGAGCTGTGCTTGCCGCAGGAATGCAGCCAATTCTTTGCATTGGTGAAAGTCTTAAAGAACGTCAACAGGGTGTTGCGCTCGATTTTGCTGTAGGGCAAGTGCATGATGTAACGCGCGATTTGGATGCGAAGCAAGCTAAGCGTTTAATTATTGCGTACGAACCAGTTTGGGCAATTGGTACGGGTATGGTTGCCACGGCTAATTCAGCTCAGGAAGCTGCATTGGCTATTCGTGAAGACTTGCGTGTTACGTTCGGTGACGATGTTGCAGATACTGTCCGTATTCTTTACGGCGGATCTGTAACGTCTTCTAATGCTTCAAGTCTTATCGCGGAGCCAGATGTCGATGGATTCTTAATTGGTGGCGCTTCTCTTGATGCGCAAGAACTTGCTAATATTGTGCGACTAACGGCTGCACAAACACGTTTAGAAACTAAATAA
- a CDS encoding phosphoglycerate kinase — translation MKTLKDLGDLSGKRVLVRADFNVPLKGTTITDDGRIRAALPTIKALREQGAKVILMAHLGRPKGQVVPELSLAPVAQRLGELLGTNVVLAADTYGEDAQAKVAAMNNGDVVLLENVRFNAEETSKDASERAAYAKKIASLGEVFVSDGFGVVHRAQGSNYDVAADLPSAAGLLVEKEVKALSRATENPERPLTVVLGGSKVSDKLGVIENLLSKADRLVIGGGMVFTFLKALGHEVGTSLLEEDQLEKVKGYIETAKKNGVELVLPTDIVVNAGFPAGDTPVAPEVVPVDAIPADKMGLDIGPDSQKLFHDKIVDSKTVVWNGPMGVFEVPEFAAGTRAVAQGLVDATKNGTFTIVGGGDSASAVRNLGFPEDGFSHISTGGGASLEFLEGKTLPGLSVLE, via the coding sequence ATGAAGACACTGAAAGATTTGGGAGATTTGAGTGGTAAGCGCGTATTGGTTCGCGCTGATTTTAACGTTCCTCTCAAGGGTACGACGATTACTGATGATGGTCGTATTCGTGCTGCTTTACCAACCATTAAGGCTTTGCGTGAGCAGGGTGCTAAGGTGATTTTGATGGCTCACCTTGGTCGTCCAAAGGGTCAGGTTGTTCCAGAGCTTTCCTTGGCTCCAGTTGCGCAGCGTTTAGGTGAATTGCTCGGCACAAATGTTGTTTTGGCTGCAGACACTTACGGCGAAGATGCTCAAGCTAAGGTAGCTGCCATGAATAATGGCGACGTTGTTTTGCTCGAAAACGTGCGTTTCAACGCTGAAGAAACCAGCAAGGATGCTTCCGAGCGCGCAGCCTACGCTAAGAAGATTGCTTCTCTTGGCGAAGTATTTGTTTCCGACGGCTTTGGTGTTGTGCACCGCGCTCAGGGTTCAAATTACGATGTTGCTGCCGATCTTCCATCAGCTGCAGGCTTGCTTGTTGAGAAGGAAGTTAAGGCACTTTCTCGCGCAACTGAAAACCCAGAGCGTCCTTTGACTGTTGTTCTCGGCGGTTCCAAGGTTTCCGACAAGCTCGGCGTTATTGAGAACTTGCTTTCTAAGGCTGATCGTCTTGTTATTGGCGGCGGTATGGTGTTCACATTCCTCAAGGCTTTGGGTCACGAAGTTGGTACTTCTTTGCTTGAAGAGGATCAACTCGAGAAGGTTAAGGGTTACATTGAAACCGCTAAGAAGAACGGCGTTGAGCTTGTACTTCCAACCGATATTGTTGTGAATGCCGGCTTCCCAGCAGGGGATACTCCAGTTGCTCCAGAAGTAGTTCCAGTAGACGCTATTCCTGCAGACAAGATGGGCTTGGATATTGGTCCTGACTCTCAGAAGCTTTTCCACGACAAGATTGTTGACTCCAAGACTGTTGTTTGGAACGGTCCTATGGGTGTGTTCGAGGTTCCAGAGTTTGCAGCTGGTACTCGCGCTGTAGCCCAGGGCTTGGTCGATGCAACTAAGAACGGCACTTTCACCATCGTCGGTGGTGGCGATTCTGCTTCTGCAGTGCGCAACCTTGGATTCCCTGAAGATGGCTTCTCGCACATTTCTACTGGCGGCGGCGCTTCTCTCGAGTTCTTGGAAGGCAAGACTCTTCCAGGTTTGAGCGTGCTTGAGTAA
- the whiA gene encoding DNA-binding protein WhiA — protein MALLDDVKNELVSNNNELPTVIMAQAAAMMRFAGGLRPVNNQAVIRAQLDSQRAAQWLVEVLKTHFQREATIAQVSRQTPTGTVVRYDVVVERGAAALALQSGLLDRRMRIVAGLAPEIVGGSIAQIKAAWRGAFLAHGAISDPGKASYLEVVCPTHEAANALQTMAARLGISAKARQVRSSERVTLRDSDAIERMLILIGAPRSAREWTGKRSDGEARGKANRLANFDDANMRRSAKAAAEACEKVRHAFDILGDDIPDNLLMAGKLRLEHSDASLEELGHLADPPITKDAIAGRIRRLLQLSAKVEKSRMQQL, from the coding sequence TTGGCTCTTCTTGACGACGTCAAAAATGAACTCGTTTCAAACAACAATGAGCTCCCGACTGTCATTATGGCTCAAGCTGCAGCAATGATGCGCTTTGCTGGCGGCTTAAGGCCAGTAAATAATCAGGCTGTTATTCGCGCTCAGTTAGATTCTCAGCGTGCAGCTCAGTGGCTTGTTGAGGTATTGAAAACTCATTTCCAGAGGGAAGCAACAATTGCTCAAGTTTCTCGTCAAACTCCTACGGGCACTGTAGTTCGCTATGACGTGGTAGTTGAGCGTGGTGCTGCAGCATTGGCTTTGCAATCTGGTCTTCTTGATCGACGTATGAGAATTGTTGCGGGTCTTGCACCTGAGATTGTTGGTGGAAGTATCGCCCAAATCAAAGCAGCTTGGCGTGGTGCTTTCTTGGCTCACGGTGCTATTTCGGATCCTGGCAAAGCTAGTTATTTGGAAGTTGTTTGCCCAACTCATGAGGCTGCAAATGCTTTGCAAACTATGGCAGCGCGACTTGGCATTAGCGCCAAGGCTCGTCAGGTTCGTAGTTCTGAGCGAGTGACGTTGCGCGATTCTGACGCAATTGAGCGAATGTTGATTTTGATTGGTGCTCCTCGTTCTGCTCGCGAATGGACCGGTAAGCGTTCGGACGGTGAAGCTCGCGGAAAAGCAAACCGTTTGGCTAATTTTGACGATGCGAATATGCGTCGTAGCGCTAAGGCTGCTGCTGAGGCATGCGAAAAGGTTCGTCACGCATTCGATATTTTGGGCGACGATATTCCGGATAATTTGTTAATGGCTGGAAAGCTTCGTCTTGAGCATAGCGACGCAAGTTTGGAAGAGCTTGGTCACTTGGCTGATCCTCCTATTACAAAGGATGCGATTGCAGGGCGAATTCGTAGACTTTTGCAGCTTTCGGCGAAAGTTGAGAAGTCGCGTATGCAGCAGCTTTAA